One segment of Anguilla anguilla isolate fAngAng1 chromosome 1, fAngAng1.pri, whole genome shotgun sequence DNA contains the following:
- the igflr1 gene encoding IGF-like family receptor 1 isoform X2, with protein sequence MICFLLPLFGGLGTEANTMRYSKRCRTDSYWTHKWMRCVPCETSFQKRAGHQFAPNCGRQDDGGQPAPMHEPCEEGTFNDGSFLTCRKCTLCPPGQPTLASCSTTMDTRCCEKGVIIHKECQRPETKTITPTVVIPTEFYLESTSSTSSPSSTSSTSSLSSASFTYGWIAVVLLFPVLLLLLVLILKKAKCRRGGDPTEVKKNVSFLPPYKDKNVDELLAVRIQEAPLQSVLDNLDVLEELVMLLDPDSSVAKTTRHVATHCSFSATWINYAYSMRDTKSPLKAVLEAVTTKFPDWTVGHLARVFNDIGRNDAVVVLAKLPLLGYKHCHNSHNFNSRMSFF encoded by the exons ATGATCTGTTTCTTGCTGCCTCTCTTTGGTGGGCTGGGAACTGAAGCTAACACGATGAGGTACTCGAAAAGATGTCGGACGGACAGTTATTGGACCCACAAATGGATGCGATGTGTACCGTGCGAAACAAGTTTTCAGAAGCGTGCAG GGCACCAGTTTGCCCCAAACTGCGGCAGGCAAGACGATGGTGGGCAACCCGCTCCAATGCATGAACCATGCGAAGAAGGCACATTCAATGATGGGAGTTTCCTGACATGCAGAAAATGCACACTGTGCCCCCCAGGCCAACCAACACTGGCATCGTGCAGTACTACCATGGACACACGCTGCTGTGAAAA GGGAGTGATCATTCACAAGGAGTGCCAGAGACCTGAAACCAAG ACAATAACTCCCACAGTGGTAATCCCAACA GAGTTCTACCTGGAGTCCACATCGTCCACATCCTCCCCATCATCCACATCATCCACATCCTCCCTATCATCCGCATCGTTCACCTACGGAT GGATTGCtgttgtgctgctgtttcccgTCCTGCTCCTTTTACTCGTTTTGATACTCAAGAAAGCAAAGTGTCGCAGAGGAGGGGACCCGACTGAAG TCAAGAAAAATGTGAGCTTTTTACCACCATACAAGGACAAGAATGTGGATGAGCTTTTAG CTGTCCGCATACAGGAGGCTCCGCTGCAGTCAGTGCTGGATAACCTGGACGTCCTCGAGGAGCTCGTCATGCTGCTGGACCCGGACAGCTCTGTTGCCAAGACAACGCGCCACGTGGCAACGCACTGCTCTTTCTCCGCCACGTGGATCAACTACGCCTACTCCATGAGGGACACCAAGAGCCCTCTGAAGGCCGTGCTGGAGGCGGTCACCACCAAGTTCCCAGACTGGACCGTCGGTCACCTGGCGCGGGTGTTTAACGATATCGGCCGCAACGATGCGGTGGTGGTACTGGCAAAGCTCCCCCTTCTCGGGTACAAGCATTGCCACAATTCACACAATTTCAATAGCAGGATGtcatttttctga
- the igflr1 gene encoding IGF-like family receptor 1 isoform X3, which yields MRPEIICFLLPLFGGIGTEANTMLYSKKCRTEPTTYWNQQWMRCVPCETSFHKRAGHQFAPNCGRQDDGGQPAPMHEPCEEGTFNDGSFLTCRKCTLCPPGQPTLASCSTTMDTRCCEKGVIIHKECQRPETKEFYLESTSSTSSPSSTSSTSSLSSASFTYGWIAVVLLFPVLLLLLVLILKKAKCRRGGDPTEVKKNVSFLPPYKDKNVDELLAVRIQEAPLQSVLDNLDVLEELVMLLDPDSSVAKTTRHVATHCSFSATWINYAYSMRDTKSPLKAVLEAVTTKFPDWTVGHLARVFNDIGRNDAVVVLAKLPLLGYKHCHNSHNFNSRMSFF from the exons ATGCGACCtgaaattatttgtttcttGCTGCCTCTCTTTGGTGGGATAGGAACTGAAGCTAACACGATGTTGTACTCGAAAAAATGTCGGACGGAACCGACGACTTATTGGAACCAACAATGGATGCGATGTGTACCGTGCGAAACAAGTTTTCATAAGCGTGCAG GGCACCAGTTTGCCCCAAACTGCGGCAGGCAAGACGATGGTGGGCAACCCGCTCCAATGCATGAACCATGCGAAGAAGGCACATTCAATGATGGGAGTTTCCTGACATGCAGAAAATGCACACTGTGCCCCCCAGGCCAACCAACACTGGCATCGTGCAGTACTACCATGGACACACGCTGCTGTGAAAA GGGAGTGATCATTCACAAGGAGTGCCAGAGACCTGAAACCAAG GAGTTCTACCTGGAGTCCACATCGTCCACATCCTCCCCATCATCCACATCATCCACATCCTCCCTATCATCCGCATCGTTCACCTACGGAT GGATTGCtgttgtgctgctgtttcccgTCCTGCTCCTTTTACTCGTTTTGATACTCAAGAAAGCAAAGTGTCGCAGAGGAGGGGACCCGACTGAAG TCAAGAAAAATGTGAGCTTTTTACCACCATACAAGGACAAGAATGTGGATGAGCTTTTAG CTGTCCGCATACAGGAGGCTCCGCTGCAGTCAGTGCTGGATAACCTGGACGTCCTCGAGGAGCTCGTCATGCTGCTGGACCCGGACAGCTCTGTTGCCAAGACAACGCGCCACGTGGCAACGCACTGCTCTTTCTCCGCCACGTGGATCAACTACGCCTACTCCATGAGGGACACCAAGAGCCCTCTGAAGGCCGTGCTGGAGGCGGTCACCACCAAGTTCCCAGACTGGACCGTCGGTCACCTGGCGCGGGTGTTTAACGATATCGGCCGCAACGATGCGGTGGTGGTACTGGCAAAGCTCCCCCTTCTCGGGTACAAGCATTGCCACAATTCACACAATTTCAATAGCAGGATGtcatttttctga
- the igflr1 gene encoding IGF-like family receptor 1 isoform X1 has protein sequence MRPEIICFLLPLFGGIGTEANTMLYSKKCRTEPTTYWNQQWMRCVPCETSFHKRAGHQFAPNCGRQDDGGQPAPMHEPCEEGTFNDGSFLTCRKCTLCPPGQPTLASCSTTMDTRCCEKGVIIHKECQRPETKTITPTVVIPTEFYLESTSSTSSPSSTSSTSSLSSASFTYGWIAVVLLFPVLLLLLVLILKKAKCRRGGDPTEVKKNVSFLPPYKDKNVDELLAVRIQEAPLQSVLDNLDVLEELVMLLDPDSSVAKTTRHVATHCSFSATWINYAYSMRDTKSPLKAVLEAVTTKFPDWTVGHLARVFNDIGRNDAVVVLAKLPLLGYKHCHNSHNFNSRMSFF, from the exons ATGCGACCtgaaattatttgtttcttGCTGCCTCTCTTTGGTGGGATAGGAACTGAAGCTAACACGATGTTGTACTCGAAAAAATGTCGGACGGAACCGACGACTTATTGGAACCAACAATGGATGCGATGTGTACCGTGCGAAACAAGTTTTCATAAGCGTGCAG GGCACCAGTTTGCCCCAAACTGCGGCAGGCAAGACGATGGTGGGCAACCCGCTCCAATGCATGAACCATGCGAAGAAGGCACATTCAATGATGGGAGTTTCCTGACATGCAGAAAATGCACACTGTGCCCCCCAGGCCAACCAACACTGGCATCGTGCAGTACTACCATGGACACACGCTGCTGTGAAAA GGGAGTGATCATTCACAAGGAGTGCCAGAGACCTGAAACCAAG ACAATAACTCCCACAGTGGTAATCCCAACA GAGTTCTACCTGGAGTCCACATCGTCCACATCCTCCCCATCATCCACATCATCCACATCCTCCCTATCATCCGCATCGTTCACCTACGGAT GGATTGCtgttgtgctgctgtttcccgTCCTGCTCCTTTTACTCGTTTTGATACTCAAGAAAGCAAAGTGTCGCAGAGGAGGGGACCCGACTGAAG TCAAGAAAAATGTGAGCTTTTTACCACCATACAAGGACAAGAATGTGGATGAGCTTTTAG CTGTCCGCATACAGGAGGCTCCGCTGCAGTCAGTGCTGGATAACCTGGACGTCCTCGAGGAGCTCGTCATGCTGCTGGACCCGGACAGCTCTGTTGCCAAGACAACGCGCCACGTGGCAACGCACTGCTCTTTCTCCGCCACGTGGATCAACTACGCCTACTCCATGAGGGACACCAAGAGCCCTCTGAAGGCCGTGCTGGAGGCGGTCACCACCAAGTTCCCAGACTGGACCGTCGGTCACCTGGCGCGGGTGTTTAACGATATCGGCCGCAACGATGCGGTGGTGGTACTGGCAAAGCTCCCCCTTCTCGGGTACAAGCATTGCCACAATTCACACAATTTCAATAGCAGGATGtcatttttctga